A stretch of Oxyura jamaicensis isolate SHBP4307 breed ruddy duck chromosome 27, BPBGC_Ojam_1.0, whole genome shotgun sequence DNA encodes these proteins:
- the CD79B gene encoding B-cell antigen receptor complex-associated protein beta chain, with the protein MADFCRRLWVLQANLWLMALAAGGISAAGNSTSNSTDNVCRKLHQHPRYVAAKRNTPVNFICYTQEPQSMRWYKMSEDSDQIYVMDQSTSRFSVERKENLVNFTIFRIRYEDNGIYVCDMKNLTSENKRPHMCGTELRVMGHSNIQQIQSRNTLKDAIIIIQSVLLVVFISVPMLLFLDKGEGKESPEEDHTYEGLEVEQMATYEDITPFRDVKAKWTVGEHPGEE; encoded by the exons ATGGCTGATTTCTGCAGGAGGCTCTGGGTGCTCCAGGCAAACCTGTGGCTGATGGCCCTGGCTGCAG GTGGGATCTCAGCAGCCGGGAACAGCACCAGTAACAGCACAG ATAATGTGTGCCGAAAGCTGCACCAGCACCCGCGCTATGTGGCGGCCAAGAGGAACACACCCGTCAACTTCATCTGCTACACCCAAGAGCCCCAGAGCATGCGGTGGTACAAGATGTCGGAGGACAGCGATCAGATCTATGTGATGGACCAGAGCACCTCCCGCTTCAGCGTcgagaggaaagaaaacttggTCAACTTCACCATTTTCAGGATCAGATACGAGGACAACGGCATCTACGTGTGTGACATGAAGAACCTCACGTCGGAGAACAAGCGGCCGCATATGTGCGGGACAGAGCTCAGAGTCATGG gtcACAGCAACATCCAGCAGATCCAGAGCAGAAACACCCTGAAAGATGCCATCATCATCATCCAGTCCGTCCTGCTGGTCGTCTTCATCAGCGTCCCCATGCTCCTCTTCCTAGACAAA GGTGAAGGCAAAGAGAGCCCTGAGGAGGACCACACCTATGAG GGTCTGGAGGTGGAGCAGATGGCCACCTATGAGGACATCACTCCTTTCCGTGACGTGAAGGCCAAATGGACAGTCGGGGAACACCCAGGGGAGGAGTGA